The Bubalus kerabau isolate K-KA32 ecotype Philippines breed swamp buffalo chromosome 10, PCC_UOA_SB_1v2, whole genome shotgun sequence sequence gtaggCTGGATGGGAGGGCAGTTTGGGGGTAAATGGgtgcactgactcgatggacgtgagtctcagtgaactccgggagttggtgatggacagggaggcctggcgtgctgcaattcatggggtcgcaaagagtcagacacgactgagcgactgatctgatctgatctgatgtatatatctatggctgagttgctttgctgttcacctgaaactatcacaatattgtcaatcagctatatgcaaatataaaatcaaatgttttaaaaagaaaaaaaaaacaatgagcaTGCAAATTactgatatattttcttttctttttaaacttagaTGAAAGATAGAGAGATGAAAAGGCTAAGGCTCCAGAGAAATAATTAAAAGATTTTATGAGTTTCCAGAACATTAGCCCAGATCTCTTATTTTCCATACTCAACATATTTAATAGTTTCAACTGTTCCCTATTCTATTATTCATCAACATAGGACTTTGATGGTTAGATAGGAAGTTGTGAACCTGAGAAAATCTTGATACACAAACAGCTGACTGCATTGGGAAGTTTACATGAAAGCTATTTAATCTTTAGTTGTTTCGCCGAATGAGACATTTGGATTTGTATAACCACCATCACCCAGGGTTCATCCTAAAGACACTGACAAAGGCTCTAGTGCAATATATCCTTTCATTAGacacatttatataataaattatgtttattttaataaaatatttgaagggCTAGTTTTGATTTGAACTTACTTGAATGAGTTATTATTACCATCATCACCTCAATTTTGAACCTCATATCACTGCTGTCCATTAGATATTTTATTAATGAATGTATTTCCTGGCTGAAGACCCACACACTTGTTTAGTGCTTTGTATATTCATCATCAGAATCAGTATCAATTACATATTTGGTGATGTTTTTGACCTAATTCACATTTTTTGTAATATGTAAAAAGttaatttgtatttaatttataAGCTTTGACCAATATGCTTACAGACATTGCACTCAAAATTTTGGAcactttattaaatatattcGTTCCACTGGAATGACAGCAATGAGATTCCCTTttcaaaggagagagaaagataaaagagAGACAATAAGGAAGGAAACATGGAGAAACGTTTCAAAGAGATGGGGAAGTAAGTTCCTTGGGTCTCTATAGGCCTGGCTCCAGGAGCTGGTCTCACCACAGTTTGCTCTCCAGGCAGGCACAGCATTGCCTGATGATATTTGTGTCTCTGCCCTAAGAGTGAGGGAGGCTCTCCCCTTGGCCTTCCTATTCTTCTACTGTATCATCACtgccagagtcagacacatctctTAATTAGCTGAAGCGCCAAGGAAGATTAGGGATATAGTGGTGAGAATTTAGATTTCTTTCAGCCTTTTCTGACAACACTTTCCCCACTAATCTGGCTAACATAGACTATCTGATTCTGAAAAGGGCCATATTTTGTAGGATATTTTTCACAATTGTATTTTATCTTAGCTAGAAAAATGTTCATCTGAAACACTGTCTCTGGTTCTATGCCACAATTTCAGAATAATAGatccagaaatatatatatatatatataaaaagaggacaaggaaagaaaatggatGAAATATGTCAGGTACTGTGGAATCCTGTCTGTTGGGTAACAGAGAAAAAAGCAAGATGAATGAGAGGAAATAGGCAGAGTGGAAAAGCCTATAACCCTCAATCAAAAAACCGTCAGACATCCTCTAATGTCTTAAAGATATCATCAAACACAGACATATCATAAAATAACCAATTCTGAGTGAGTCGGTGGAATGCACAAAACCTAAGAATAAGTAGAAGGGGCTCTTTACTTATATTCCTGGTTTTCCTGGGTGTATTTTTATAGGCAGATGATGGAATGAATATTGAGATAATGTTTGTCTAAGGCGGAGAAAATTTAAGTAAGCTCAGAAGTaaccaaatatttttattacaattttgaGATTCTGCaaaatattatattgtattataattCTATGTGGGTCCCATTTTGccactgtgtgtgcatgtgtgaatgtggatgtgtgcacatgtatgcggtgtttgtatacatatatatgctgatattttaaaataagactttAATAAATTCCATCTATAGTCATAACACCTATATATTAGCCATTGTATTCAGCTCTAGAGAGACTTAAAACAGATATTTCTAATGTTCCTAAAATATGTACAATGCACTGTATAGACTTactgttttttcacttttcttttttttatttactcaCACCTATCTTTCTTTTCTAAGTACTGAGTCACTAGCTTTGTCTTTCAAGGTTTTTATCCTCCTCTTTATATCCAATATTTCACAGAACTTAAGACAACTGTGCTTGTTAAATATTATGcagaatattaatatatactacATTGTATTTTTCTGTAGATTAgcaattttcatatttaaaaacatttcatatCGACCACAAAATTTTTTTGAGCATATGccttaaatatgtgtatatatttataaagtttatataccattatattaatatatattacatattaaatgCAGGATTTTGAAAAGATAGAATGAAAAACCAGtgatatgtgcatatatatgcataattatgtatatgtaatacatatttaCACTATTTTATTATCACTCTTCATTGGATCATCATATTGACCTTTCTGGAATGAGCCTACACCACTTAACAGACTGAGCATTAAAACTGGATTCCACTCTCCTGCAATGAGTAGTGTTCTTTTAATTATACAGTGTTAAGCCTCTAAGCTTATTTTTAGTTATTCAGGTATACCAAAAAGAGCATTCATTGATTAAATCTGTGCtaataatttctttatatatttcaacTGAATAGTACATACTCACATTCTTCTGCTAATAGTAACAATAAAGAAAACTCATTCTAAACTTAAGTGCTGCTACCATATTAGCTTTAGTTCTCTTGTCTTGGAAGGGAATGGATTAGACTATAGGATCTTATTGCTCTTTACCTCTCCTGTATGCTATGATTTTTTGTGTTaatataactaatttaaaaaatgtatcctgGAAAATTTGTATTGTGACTTGTTGTTTGTTGACAGGCTCTCCCTTGGGCATCATGCTGGTATCAGAGAAAGAAGGAGATTGGGAGAATGTAGTAAGGAATTGGGAGCTACAcaggtggcttagtagtaaagaatccgcctgccaagaaggagatgtgggtttgatccctaggttgggaagataccctggagaaggaaatggcaggttacaatccatagggttgcaaaagagacacGGCTTTgcgaagaacaacaacaacaataaggaaTTGAAACTGAGAGACTGTAATGAAGTTGTGTAGTTCAAGGAAGGAGTGGCTACGTAAGCAATGCTTCACCAGGGATACAGCTGGAACCTACCTCTAAATGATGGGGAAAGTAGAGTTATTGTTGGAAACTGGTGACCAGCTTGGAGTCAGAGCCATGCAAGGACACCAGGTCAGAGGAGGACAATAAGAGAAAACAGAGAGCAAGGCAGAGAGTTAGCAGGCAGAAAATGGAAATTCCACAAAAGTTTGTGTTGGAAGACGAGGAGAAAAGTGTGTAATTCCAAGCAAGCTGCTAAGTCTCAAGCACAGTACAACCACCAAAATACCAAGATCTTGATATTTGGAGTTATGTTGTATCTCAATCAGGAAATTTCTCCTATGACTCAAGAAGGCAGGAATCCCAAGAAGGTACAGGACACTAGCCTTTGAGAGTACACCGCAGTGCCGCAGAAGAACATGGCTGAATGGGAATAAGACTGTAGCATTGAGAAAggtgatttgtttgttttaaatctaGAGGGAAATGTTTAGTGTTTTCCCAGGATACTGGAAAGGGTTGAAACATTGTTTATAACTGAAGTGGTGAATATGTCAGATATTTGTAGGAAGACAGCAACATGGGTCTAGATctgagaaataataataacaataaactcTGCGTCTTTATGTACTGCAGGCAGAGAGGATGGAGAATGAGAACAGTACGGAGGTGACAGAATTCATCCTTGCCGGTCTGACTCAGTCTCAAAATATTCAGCTCCTGGTGTTTGCCCTAGTCTTAATTTTCTACCTCATCATCCTCCCTGGAAATTTCCTCATCATCCTCACCATCAGGTCAGACCCCGGTCTCACAGCCCCCCTCTACTTCTTCCTGGGCAACCTGGTCTTCCTGGATGCATCCTACTCCTTCATTGTGGCTCCCAGGATGCTGGTGGACTTCCTCTCTGAGAAGAAGGTGATCTCCTATAGAGGCTGCATCACTCAGCTCTTCTTCTTGCATTTccttggaggaggggagggattaCTCCTTGTCGTGATGGCCTTTGACCGCTACATTGCCATCTGTCGTCCTTTACACTATTCTACTGTCATGAACCCTAGAGCCTGCTATGCCTTACTGTTGGCTCTGTGGCTTGGAGGCTTTGTTCATTCCATTATCCAAGTGGCCCTCATCCTCCGCTTGCCCTTCTGTGGTCCAAACCGACTGGACAACTTCTTCTGTGATGTGCCGCAGGTCATCAAGCTGGCCTGCACTGACACCTTTGCAGTGGAGCTCCTGATGGTCTTCAACAGTGGCCTGATGACCCTGCTTTGCTTCCTGGGCCTTCTGGCCTCCTATGCAGTCATCCTCTGCCGTGTACATGGTTCCTCCTCTGAGGGGAAGAGCAAGGCTGTGTCCACATGCACCACCCACATCATCGTTATATTTCTCATGTTTGGGCCTGGCATCTTTATCTACACCCGCCCCTTCAGAGCCTTCACAGCTGATAAGGTGGTTTCTCTCTTCCACACAGTGATCTTTCCTCTGTTAAACCCTGTGATTTATACTCTTCGCAACCAGGAAGTAAAAGCATCTGTGAAAAGGCTGTTTAGTCAGCACTTAGCCTgataaaaagtgggaaaaatgaatatgaaaataatgactggagaatttcatgtGAAATGAAGGTATT is a genomic window containing:
- the LOC129620509 gene encoding olfactory receptor 4N2; this encodes MENENSTEVTEFILAGLTQSQNIQLLVFALVLIFYLIILPGNFLIILTIRSDPGLTAPLYFFLGNLVFLDASYSFIVAPRMLVDFLSEKKVISYRGCITQLFFLHFLGGGEGLLLVVMAFDRYIAICRPLHYSTVMNPRACYALLLALWLGGFVHSIIQVALILRLPFCGPNRLDNFFCDVPQVIKLACTDTFAVELLMVFNSGLMTLLCFLGLLASYAVILCRVHGSSSEGKSKAVSTCTTHIIVIFLMFGPGIFIYTRPFRAFTADKVVSLFHTVIFPLLNPVIYTLRNQEVKASVKRLFSQHLA